ACAGGGCAGAGAAGGCACTTAAGGCCCTGGCAGATTCCCTGGAGAAGGACTACCCTGGGGCTGCGGCAAGCCTGCGCGAGGGCCTGGAGGAGACGATAACAATTAACCGCCTCATGCTGCAGGGTGCTCTGCGGCGGACACTACGTTCGACCAATCCCATCGAGTCTGCCATAGAAATGGCAAGGACCGCCGCACGTAGGGTCAAGAGGCGGCGGAGTGGAAACCAGGTCTTAAGGTGGACGCTGGCAGGGCTCAAGGAAGCAGAGCGCAGGTTCCGACGCGTGGCAGGTTACCGGGAGCTACCGCTCCTGAGGATGCGTCTTAAGGGCAACGTTCTCAACGCTACCACGGGCAAGGCAGCAAACGCATGAAAAATCAAGCGGGGGTGCGCTACGTGAAATTCCACGATGATCGGGACAACCTCTTCCTCACCGCATTCTGTTCCCTTGGTGGTCGGGGGGTACCGATAGCGCGGCTGCGTCCAGCTGATTACCCCCGCCGTGTCCGAATCCAGCGCATGCAACCCCATAGCCCCCACCTGTTGGGGTCGTGATGGCCGCCGGGCCAAGGTACTGCCGTTGACACAGCTTCGAGCGACAGGCCCATCGTCGGAACCTGTCAAGTTGTTCTGCAAGTGGTGACACATTGATGCGCCCACCCAGTAGCCTGGTGTTCATAAGCTGATACATCGTCGCGACGGCCTAGTTCATTAATGCAACCCAGTGTTCATGATCTAGCACAATCAACCAGGCAGGTACTTATCTGACGGTGGCTTGGATCAGTGCCATAATGCGTTGCTGTATTGCCACTCATCCTCCTATGAATCGCCTTGTCAGGTGGATTGTGGGATGTACAGTCAGCACCGAACTTATCGATATCCTTCCATTCATTGGCGCTCTGAGGCTAAATCCCTTTTTTCGTCGGTACAATCAGCTCATACCAGACAGCAACTCCGCACATCACAGCCCGTTCACTATGTCACACAGAATTAGGCACAGTCCTTGCGTTCTGGAGTGCCATTGCCTCAGCCACCGCCACGGTGGTTGTATTCTAGACATCTCATAGGCCCAACCCCATGCAATTGAACTACTCATTCGAGGAACTAAATGTTGATCTTGTAGCCTTGATAGTGCCCATACTGCTTGACGAGCAGCTGGAGCTACCCTGGGGACGTTTCAACGACAAGGTACGAGGTCATTGAGACTATAACCTACTGATGCTCTCAGTTGCCGTTCGAGTCAGCCTTGGAGATCATGGAGAGGCTTACTGGGATCAGCGTGCCCGCGAAGGAGGCGCAGATCCTTTCTGGGAAGACCGGGGATGACATGGGCCAGGAGCTTGAGGCGCAAGCAGAGACCGCAAACAGGGACGGATTAAGCGCGGCCTCGAGGCCAGGGAGGCTTTACGTGGCAATAGACGGAGCAATTATGCGTGAGCAGGATGCCTGACGGGAGATGAGGGTGTCGGCGGTTTACGACGTCACAACTCCGCCGAGAGCGCACCGAAGCAATGAAGACGTTGCTAACGAGATAACCTGTGTAGGCCGCAAGGCGGCTCCTTACGCGTTTGGGGTTTGCTTTTTGGCCGAGGCGCAGGCACGCGGTGGGGGAGGAAATGCAGCAGAGGCAATCGTGTTTGGCGACGGCGCGCCGTGGAAGTGGATCATAATCTGGCCTCACCCTGCCAAGATCACGCTAGTCCATGAGGAAGCCGCCGTTGACGTCAATAATCTCGCCGGTGATGAAATCGGCTCCCGGGGAGAGGAGAAATCGTACCGCAGCCGCCACTTCCTCGGGCTTCCCCAGCCTTTTCAGAGGTATGGCCTCGACGATGCTCTTCCGCTTTTCCTCCGACCACTCGGCGCTCATCTCCGTCGCGATGGCATGCGGAGCCACCCCATTGACCGTCACGCCGTAAGGGGCCATCTCCCTGGCGAAGGTCTTGGTTAGGGCATCCAGAGCGGCCTTCGACGGGCCGTAGCCTGGCGCCGAGGTGATGTCGCCGAGTTTGCCGGCAATGGACGAGATGTTGACGATCTTGCCTCTTCTCTGCCGCTTCATGATGTCTGCCACGTGCTTGCAGAAGAGAAAGGCACCCCGCACGTTCACGGCAAAGACCGCGTCCCAATCGGCGGTCTTGATCTCCTCGCCGGTTCGCCGACGGATGATGCCGGCGTTGTTGACCAGGGCGTCTATCCTCTGGCAGGCCGCCTGAACCTCCTCCACCACCCGCTGCACATCGCTTTCCTCAGCCACGTTGCAGCACTGGAAGACTACCCGCCCAGGGTGCTCGGCCACTAGCGCTTGCCCTCGTTCTGCGTTGACATCGCAAGCTACCACTAGATACCCTTCTTCCGCCAACGCCAGGGTGATGGCCCTACCGATGCCGGCCACGCCCCCTGTGACTATCGCCACCTGCTTCTCCATGGTCCCACCTCCGCACTAACCGAAGATGGCGTTGGGAATGAACGTCACAATGGAGGGGAAGAGGTAGATGGCCAGCAAAACCAGGATGATTGTCAAGAAGAACGGCCACCCTTCCCTAACGAAACTCCCCACCGAGCACTCCATGATGGAGCAGACGGAGTACATCGCCAGGCCCACCGGCGGGGTGAGCAGCCCTAAAGCGCAGGTTATGACCATGAGCACCCCAAAGTACACCAGGTCCACACCCAACCGCTTCACCGCCGGCACGAGGATTGCCGTGAGCAGGAGGATGATAACCGTCGAGTCCACGAACATCCCCAGGAGCAACAGAAAGAGGAGGATGATGCCGACAATCACCTTGGGGCTGCTGCTGATACCGAGCAGAAGTTGGGACAGCGCCTGCGGCACCATCTCCCAGGTCATGGCGTAGCTGATGAGGGAAGAGAGTGCAATCAAAAACATGACCATGCCGATGTCCATGATGGTGAAACTGATAGCACGCTTGAACCCTTCCCACGTCATCTCCCGGTAGACGAGCAGGCCAACCACCATCGCATAGACGGCCGCCGCCGCCCCGGCTTCCGACGGGACTAGAAGTCCGAAGCGCAGCGTCACCAGAAGCAGCAGCGGAAAGAGGATGGCCCAAATGCTGTTGGCGAAGGTCGGCAGGATCTCGCTCAGGGGGGTCATCTTCTCCCTCTCCGGCAGATAACGCCGCCGCCGTGATGTGATCGCCACCGTGATCATGAGCAGGGCCGACATCAAGAGGCCCGGCCCGATTCCTCCGGCCAGCAGGCGCCCGATGGAAACCTCGCCAATGGTCCCGTACAGCACGAGCCCGATGCTGGGCGGGATAGCGATGGCGATCAGGGCCGTGAAACCGTGCACCGCCGCCGAGTAGGCCCGCGAATAGCCGCGTTTGGTCATCGTCGGGCCAAGGATGCGGGCCTCCATGGAAGCATCCGCGATGGCTGAACCGCACACTCCGCCCATGAGCGTGCTCAGCACCACGCTTACCTGCGCCAGGCCGCCGTACATATGTCCGGTCATCGCCGTGGCGAACTTCACCAGTCGCTTCGTGATACCGGTCTCATTCATGAGGTTGCCGGCGAAGATGAACATAGGGATGGCGAGCAGCGCGAAGTTCTGCGTTTCGGAAAGGACGCGCTGCACCGGCA
This is a stretch of genomic DNA from Bacillota bacterium. It encodes these proteins:
- a CDS encoding SDR family oxidoreductase, with translation MEKQVAIVTGGVAGIGRAITLALAEEGYLVVACDVNAERGQALVAEHPGRVVFQCCNVAEESDVQRVVEEVQAACQRIDALVNNAGIIRRRTGEEIKTADWDAVFAVNVRGAFLFCKHVADIMKRQRRGKIVNISSIAGKLGDITSAPGYGPSKAALDALTKTFAREMAPYGVTVNGVAPHAIATEMSAEWSEEKRKSIVEAIPLKRLGKPEEVAAAVRFLLSPGADFITGEIIDVNGGFLMD
- a CDS encoding transposase, with amino-acid sequence RAEKALKALADSLEKDYPGAAASLREGLEETITINRLMLQGALRRTLRSTNPIESAIEMARTAARRVKRRRSGNQVLRWTLAGLKEAERRFRRVAGYRELPLLRMRLKGNVLNATTGKAANA
- a CDS encoding TRAP transporter large permease subunit encodes the protein MTWVLVVFAALLVLGMPVSFAIGISGFIFFVQQPSLPLTMPVQRVLSETQNFALLAIPMFIFAGNLMNETGITKRLVKFATAMTGHMYGGLAQVSVVLSTLMGGVCGSAIADASMEARILGPTMTKRGYSRAYSAAVHGFTALIAIAIPPSIGLVLYGTIGEVSIGRLLAGGIGPGLLMSALLMITVAITSRRRRYLPEREKMTPLSEILPTFANSIWAILFPLLLLVTLRFGLLVPSEAGAAAAVYAMVVGLLVYREMTWEGFKRAISFTIMDIGMVMFLIALSSLISYAMTWEMVPQALSQLLLGISSSPKVIVGIILLFLLLLGMFVDSTVIILLLTAILVPAVKRLGVDLVYFGVLMVITCALGLLTPPVGLAMYSVCSIMECSVGSFVREGWPFFLTIILVLLAIYLFPSIVTFIPNAIFG